The Aerococcaceae bacterium DSM 111021 region AAATCCCTTTTAACATAAGTAACCTCCAAATTATTAATAACTCTTCTTCCGATAACCTTGAATAAACTTCATAAATAATCCAACTAAGACGGCAGAGATTAAAGTTCCTTCCCGAACACCGACCACATGGCCGAGAGTTAGTAAGGATATGGAAACAGCAAGAATAACCAAACAAATATCAAATGGCATTTTAATCCGATTAAATTCTGTGTTGAATCTCAAAGCAATAGCACGAATAATCCCCTCTCCAGGATTATTTATCAAATCAGCCTTTAGCTGGATAACAATACTGACAGCAATAACAAAACAACCCGTAATAGACATCAGTAACTTCAAAAGATAATGTGGAGGTTCCACATGCATAACGTAGATACCCCAAAAATCAATTGCATAGCCCAAAGCTATCG contains the following coding sequences:
- a CDS encoding YitT family protein, with amino-acid sequence MQKVGLIRAILYLSFSIFIMGLGISLVVHADLGTSAVTAIPLVVSELVPFTFGQVTMAFNILLVILQVLLIGKQFPFIQYFQLIISIALGYAIDFWGIYVMHVEPPHYLLKLLMSITGCFVIAVSIVIQLKADLINNPGEGIIRAIALRFNTEFNRIKMPFDICLVILAVSISLLTLGHVVGVREGTLISAVLVGLFMKFIQGYRKKSY